In one Heterodontus francisci isolate sHetFra1 chromosome 16, sHetFra1.hap1, whole genome shotgun sequence genomic region, the following are encoded:
- the LOC137378079 gene encoding teashirt homolog 2 isoform X1, with protein MPRRKQQAPKRAAVYVPEEDLKTGELREGEDASPSAEELQGNGYMCTEEEEEEEEESKGSYSYQNSPVSAMSNQDAECESHISDSSDRLVDFKSISSRDGQEKEEQSNGEIKNGQQNSLGAMRAVYASFLSDSYWSSLGFDFKQSKNERTSCKSSNESTKSSFDWHQDALSKTFQQTSSGRPVPKPNLFSSVQLYRQNNKLFGTVFTGASRFRCRECSAAYDTLVELTVHMNDTGHYQDDNHEKNVDRRSSWTKSRKRALQDMDGMHDAQKVLKCMYCGHSFDSLQDLSVHMIKTKHYQKVPLKEPMPPIGSKLVPPTKKRAQHEVNQPCSPDSTTGVAGTFTGEAQKNSNPYVSSNNRYGYQNGASYTWQFEACKSQILKCMECGSSHDTLQQLTAHMMVTGHFLKVTNSASKKGKQIVFDPLAVDKVQSVTEGPSNEIQTLAPVSKLPPDSLTLSVSEVNNKNQEEKREIKEDIEKLHKDKDDCKDDNPEKIFDPTLQYQYIREEDLEESSKGGGDILKSLENTVTSAINKAQTGSPSWSAYPSIHAAYQLPGIIKPVQLSTQILQVKPNLKPIAPKVRYFSVITSNQNQPLQPNNDQIKEEPISPSPEQFSSKLEESNIEKKDPKLSLQSGIVSPCKTESENPIKTETLPRTDSPCLKDAEEAKESFKKEPVKSDTGSPNFSITNGCSGMAVITDHPSEQLSVSPLSALQSIMNTHLGKAAKPLNSNSDPVTMLCRLNKSLLEKSASPPSLIKPSSLADQYYYESSDQPIDLTKSKSDKTAQSNPVKAFTSLPSKHALSDIAEMVKVLPKGTTPKPSTSSKMTTERLETDVRSFEDVSMEFLPVQKRKGRQSNWNPQHLLILQAQFAASLWQTGEGKYLLSDLGPQDRMHISKFTGLTMTTISHWLANVKYQLRKTGGTKFLKNLDTGHPIFYCNDCASQFRTPSTYIGHLESHLGFTMKDMAKISVQHARGEREVSKVTSEKSTGPVVADEDTGSKFQCNLCNRTFASKHAVKLHLSKTHGKSPENHSQYVTELEEE; from the coding sequence TTTATGTCCCAGAAGAAGACTTAAAGACAGGAGAACTGCGAGAAGGAGAAGATGCCAGCCCTTCTGCTGAGGAGTTACAAGGCAATGGTTATATGTGCactgaggaagaagaggaggaagaggaagaaagcaAAGGCAGTTACAGCTACCAGAATTCTCCAGTCAGTGCAATGTCTAATCAGGATGCAGAGTGTGAATCACACATAAGTGATTCTAGTGACAGATTGGTTGATTTTAAAAGTATTTCTTCCCGAGATGGGCAGGAAAAAGAAGAACAATCAAATGGAGAAATAAAGAATGGTCAACAGAACAGTTTAGGTGCAATGAGAGCTGTTTATGCTAGCTTTCTATCTGATTCATATTGGTCAAGTCTAGGATTTGACTTCAAACAATCAAAGAATGAAAGGACAAGCTGCAAAAGTAGCAATGAAAGCACCAAAAGTAGTTTTGATTGGCACCAAGATGCATTATCCAAAACATTTCAACAGACCTCCTCTGGCAGGCCAGTGCCTAAACCAAATCTTTTCAGTTCAGTGCAGTTGTACAGGCAAAATAACAAGTTGTTTGGAACTGTTTTCACAGGTGCCAGTAGGTTTCGCTGCAGAGAATGTAGTGCAGCATACGACACTTTGGTAGAGCTAACTGTGCATATGAATGATACAGGACATTACCAAGATGATAACCACGAAAAAAATGTGGACCGTAGAAGCAGTTGGACAAAGTCACGAAAACGGGCTCTGCAGGACATGGATGGAATGCATGATGCCCAGAAAGTTTTAAAGTGCATGTACTGTGGTCACTCATTTGATTCCCTTCAAGACTTGAGTGTTcatatgattaaaacaaaacattaccAGAAAGTGCCTCTGAAGGAACCAATGCCACCAATTGGATCAAAGTTAGTCCCTCCCACTAAAAAACGAGCCCAGCATGAAGTCAACCAGCCTTGTTCGCCAGATTCAACGACTGGAGTTGCAGGGACATTCACAGGTGAAGCACAAAAGAATTCAAACCCCTATGTGTCATCTAACAATCGCTATGGTTATCAAAATGGTGCCAGCTATACCTGGCAATTTGAAGCCTGTAAGTCACAAATTCTGAAGTGCATGGAATGTGGAAGCTCCCATGATACATTACAGCAGCTAACAGCTCATATGATGGTAACAGGACACTTTCTTAAGGTAACAAACTCTGCATCAAAAAAGGGAAAACAGATTGTTTTTGACCCTTTAGCTGTGGACAAAGTACAGTCAGTCACTGAAGGACCATCGAATGAAATCCAAACTTTGGCACCAGTCAGCAAATTGCCTCCAGATTCATTAACACTATCAGTATCAGAAGTTAACAACAAAAACCAAGAAGAAAAGCGAGAGATAAAAGAAGATATAGAGAAACTACATAAAGATAAAGATGACTGCAAAGATGACAACCCGGAGAAGATATTTGATCCCACACTTCAGTATCAATACATAAGAGAAGAAGATCTGGAAGAGAGCTCAAAGGGGGGTGGTGATATTCTTAAATCACTTGAAAACACTGTTACTTCAGCCATCAACAAAGCCCAAACTGGGAGCCCAAGCTGGAGTGCTTATCCCAGCATCCATGCTGCCTATCAGCTTCCAGGGATTATTAAACCTGTGCAACTCAGTACTCAAATATTACAAGTTAAGCCAAACCTGAAACCGATAGCTCCAAAAGTCAGATATTTCTCTGTTATTACAAGTAACCAAAACCAACCCCTTCAACCCAACAATGACCAAATTAAGGAAGAACCAATTAGTCCATCTCCTGAACAGTTTTCATCCAAGTTGGAAGAAAGCAATATTGAGAAAAAGGATCCAAAGTTAAGTCTTCAATCTGGGATAGTTTCACCATGTAAGACGGAAAGTGAGAACCCAATAAAAACAGAGACTTTACCAAGGACAGATTCACCTTGTTTGAAAGATGCTGAAGAAGCAAAGGAAAGCTTCAAGAAAGAGCCTGTAAAAAGTGACACAGGATCTCCAAATTTTTCAATAACCAATGGTTGTTCTGGAATGGCTGTTATCACAGACCACCCATCGGAACAACTTTCTGTCAGTCCACTTAGTGCGTTGCAGTCCATCATGAATACTCATCTTGGCAAAGCTGCCAAACCCCTTAACTCAAACTCAGACCCTGTAACAATGTTATGTAGACTCAATAAAAGTTTGCTGGAGAAATCAGCTTCACCGCCAAGTTTAATAAAACCATCTAGTCTTGCTGATCAATATTACTATGAAAGTAGTGATCAGCCAATAGATCTCACCAAATCTAAGAGTGACAAAACTGCCCAATCAAACCCGGTCAAAGCCTTTACTTCATTACCTTCCAAACATGCTTTATCTGATATTGCTGAAATGGTGAAGGTCCTCCCTAAAGGTACAACACCAAAACCTTCTACCTCATCAAAGATGACAACAGAGAGGTTAGAGACTGACGTGAGGAGCTTTGAAGATGTGTCAATGGAATTTTTACCAGTTCAGAAAAGAAAAGGTAGGCAGTCAAACTGGAATCCCCAGCATCTTCTCATTCTGCAGGCTCAGTTTGCTGCCAGTCTTTGGCAGACAGGTGAAGGCAAATATTTATTATCAGATCTAGGTCCACAGGATCGCATGCATATTTCAAAGTTTACTGGACTCACCATGACTACCATAAGTCACTGGCTTGCCAATGTAAAATATCAACTAAGAAAGACAGGTGGAACAAAATTCCTTAAGAACTTAGACACAGGACACCCAATTTTCTACTGCAATGATTGTGCCTCCCAGTTTAGGACTCCTTCCACTTATATTGGTCATTTAGAATCCCATTTGGGCTTCACGATGAAAGATATGGCAAAAATTTCTGTACAGCATGCCAGAGGGGAGCGAGAAGTGTCAAAAGTGACATCTGAGAAGTCAACAGGACCAGTGGTAGCAGATGAAGacacaggcagcaagttccagtgtAATCTGTGCAATCGAACTTTTGCTAGCAAGCACGCAGTAAAACTGCACCTCAGCAAAACGCATGGCAAGTCACCAGAGAATCATTCGCAGTATGTAACTGAACTAGAGGAAGAGTAA
- the LOC137378079 gene encoding teashirt homolog 2 isoform X2 gives MCTEEEEEEEEESKGSYSYQNSPVSAMSNQDAECESHISDSSDRLVDFKSISSRDGQEKEEQSNGEIKNGQQNSLGAMRAVYASFLSDSYWSSLGFDFKQSKNERTSCKSSNESTKSSFDWHQDALSKTFQQTSSGRPVPKPNLFSSVQLYRQNNKLFGTVFTGASRFRCRECSAAYDTLVELTVHMNDTGHYQDDNHEKNVDRRSSWTKSRKRALQDMDGMHDAQKVLKCMYCGHSFDSLQDLSVHMIKTKHYQKVPLKEPMPPIGSKLVPPTKKRAQHEVNQPCSPDSTTGVAGTFTGEAQKNSNPYVSSNNRYGYQNGASYTWQFEACKSQILKCMECGSSHDTLQQLTAHMMVTGHFLKVTNSASKKGKQIVFDPLAVDKVQSVTEGPSNEIQTLAPVSKLPPDSLTLSVSEVNNKNQEEKREIKEDIEKLHKDKDDCKDDNPEKIFDPTLQYQYIREEDLEESSKGGGDILKSLENTVTSAINKAQTGSPSWSAYPSIHAAYQLPGIIKPVQLSTQILQVKPNLKPIAPKVRYFSVITSNQNQPLQPNNDQIKEEPISPSPEQFSSKLEESNIEKKDPKLSLQSGIVSPCKTESENPIKTETLPRTDSPCLKDAEEAKESFKKEPVKSDTGSPNFSITNGCSGMAVITDHPSEQLSVSPLSALQSIMNTHLGKAAKPLNSNSDPVTMLCRLNKSLLEKSASPPSLIKPSSLADQYYYESSDQPIDLTKSKSDKTAQSNPVKAFTSLPSKHALSDIAEMVKVLPKGTTPKPSTSSKMTTERLETDVRSFEDVSMEFLPVQKRKGRQSNWNPQHLLILQAQFAASLWQTGEGKYLLSDLGPQDRMHISKFTGLTMTTISHWLANVKYQLRKTGGTKFLKNLDTGHPIFYCNDCASQFRTPSTYIGHLESHLGFTMKDMAKISVQHARGEREVSKVTSEKSTGPVVADEDTGSKFQCNLCNRTFASKHAVKLHLSKTHGKSPENHSQYVTELEEE, from the coding sequence ATGTGCactgaggaagaagaggaggaagaggaagaaagcaAAGGCAGTTACAGCTACCAGAATTCTCCAGTCAGTGCAATGTCTAATCAGGATGCAGAGTGTGAATCACACATAAGTGATTCTAGTGACAGATTGGTTGATTTTAAAAGTATTTCTTCCCGAGATGGGCAGGAAAAAGAAGAACAATCAAATGGAGAAATAAAGAATGGTCAACAGAACAGTTTAGGTGCAATGAGAGCTGTTTATGCTAGCTTTCTATCTGATTCATATTGGTCAAGTCTAGGATTTGACTTCAAACAATCAAAGAATGAAAGGACAAGCTGCAAAAGTAGCAATGAAAGCACCAAAAGTAGTTTTGATTGGCACCAAGATGCATTATCCAAAACATTTCAACAGACCTCCTCTGGCAGGCCAGTGCCTAAACCAAATCTTTTCAGTTCAGTGCAGTTGTACAGGCAAAATAACAAGTTGTTTGGAACTGTTTTCACAGGTGCCAGTAGGTTTCGCTGCAGAGAATGTAGTGCAGCATACGACACTTTGGTAGAGCTAACTGTGCATATGAATGATACAGGACATTACCAAGATGATAACCACGAAAAAAATGTGGACCGTAGAAGCAGTTGGACAAAGTCACGAAAACGGGCTCTGCAGGACATGGATGGAATGCATGATGCCCAGAAAGTTTTAAAGTGCATGTACTGTGGTCACTCATTTGATTCCCTTCAAGACTTGAGTGTTcatatgattaaaacaaaacattaccAGAAAGTGCCTCTGAAGGAACCAATGCCACCAATTGGATCAAAGTTAGTCCCTCCCACTAAAAAACGAGCCCAGCATGAAGTCAACCAGCCTTGTTCGCCAGATTCAACGACTGGAGTTGCAGGGACATTCACAGGTGAAGCACAAAAGAATTCAAACCCCTATGTGTCATCTAACAATCGCTATGGTTATCAAAATGGTGCCAGCTATACCTGGCAATTTGAAGCCTGTAAGTCACAAATTCTGAAGTGCATGGAATGTGGAAGCTCCCATGATACATTACAGCAGCTAACAGCTCATATGATGGTAACAGGACACTTTCTTAAGGTAACAAACTCTGCATCAAAAAAGGGAAAACAGATTGTTTTTGACCCTTTAGCTGTGGACAAAGTACAGTCAGTCACTGAAGGACCATCGAATGAAATCCAAACTTTGGCACCAGTCAGCAAATTGCCTCCAGATTCATTAACACTATCAGTATCAGAAGTTAACAACAAAAACCAAGAAGAAAAGCGAGAGATAAAAGAAGATATAGAGAAACTACATAAAGATAAAGATGACTGCAAAGATGACAACCCGGAGAAGATATTTGATCCCACACTTCAGTATCAATACATAAGAGAAGAAGATCTGGAAGAGAGCTCAAAGGGGGGTGGTGATATTCTTAAATCACTTGAAAACACTGTTACTTCAGCCATCAACAAAGCCCAAACTGGGAGCCCAAGCTGGAGTGCTTATCCCAGCATCCATGCTGCCTATCAGCTTCCAGGGATTATTAAACCTGTGCAACTCAGTACTCAAATATTACAAGTTAAGCCAAACCTGAAACCGATAGCTCCAAAAGTCAGATATTTCTCTGTTATTACAAGTAACCAAAACCAACCCCTTCAACCCAACAATGACCAAATTAAGGAAGAACCAATTAGTCCATCTCCTGAACAGTTTTCATCCAAGTTGGAAGAAAGCAATATTGAGAAAAAGGATCCAAAGTTAAGTCTTCAATCTGGGATAGTTTCACCATGTAAGACGGAAAGTGAGAACCCAATAAAAACAGAGACTTTACCAAGGACAGATTCACCTTGTTTGAAAGATGCTGAAGAAGCAAAGGAAAGCTTCAAGAAAGAGCCTGTAAAAAGTGACACAGGATCTCCAAATTTTTCAATAACCAATGGTTGTTCTGGAATGGCTGTTATCACAGACCACCCATCGGAACAACTTTCTGTCAGTCCACTTAGTGCGTTGCAGTCCATCATGAATACTCATCTTGGCAAAGCTGCCAAACCCCTTAACTCAAACTCAGACCCTGTAACAATGTTATGTAGACTCAATAAAAGTTTGCTGGAGAAATCAGCTTCACCGCCAAGTTTAATAAAACCATCTAGTCTTGCTGATCAATATTACTATGAAAGTAGTGATCAGCCAATAGATCTCACCAAATCTAAGAGTGACAAAACTGCCCAATCAAACCCGGTCAAAGCCTTTACTTCATTACCTTCCAAACATGCTTTATCTGATATTGCTGAAATGGTGAAGGTCCTCCCTAAAGGTACAACACCAAAACCTTCTACCTCATCAAAGATGACAACAGAGAGGTTAGAGACTGACGTGAGGAGCTTTGAAGATGTGTCAATGGAATTTTTACCAGTTCAGAAAAGAAAAGGTAGGCAGTCAAACTGGAATCCCCAGCATCTTCTCATTCTGCAGGCTCAGTTTGCTGCCAGTCTTTGGCAGACAGGTGAAGGCAAATATTTATTATCAGATCTAGGTCCACAGGATCGCATGCATATTTCAAAGTTTACTGGACTCACCATGACTACCATAAGTCACTGGCTTGCCAATGTAAAATATCAACTAAGAAAGACAGGTGGAACAAAATTCCTTAAGAACTTAGACACAGGACACCCAATTTTCTACTGCAATGATTGTGCCTCCCAGTTTAGGACTCCTTCCACTTATATTGGTCATTTAGAATCCCATTTGGGCTTCACGATGAAAGATATGGCAAAAATTTCTGTACAGCATGCCAGAGGGGAGCGAGAAGTGTCAAAAGTGACATCTGAGAAGTCAACAGGACCAGTGGTAGCAGATGAAGacacaggcagcaagttccagtgtAATCTGTGCAATCGAACTTTTGCTAGCAAGCACGCAGTAAAACTGCACCTCAGCAAAACGCATGGCAAGTCACCAGAGAATCATTCGCAGTATGTAACTGAACTAGAGGAAGAGTAA